In Prunus dulcis chromosome 2, ALMONDv2, whole genome shotgun sequence, a single genomic region encodes these proteins:
- the LOC117618182 gene encoding uncharacterized protein LOC117618182 yields MINLLGLCNLLESMAPIRMHKPRANLQNDDPIPVQGLYEYGIFSTFFGGNEVRGQFSYKSRGSSISFTVPLLDNHRTRGLIVFVVYVNAGYDSPPNIHHNYLSHIIVKNKSNGLRGAYCPSHHGIPGEGEDMIWLSHWNLDDQLQGGDEVVVSVIMKSGLLVKELGIQLVQVQQEENHNMMSISTDSSYDDRIWYNKRLGDSDEEDKREEVFSRFVRLPDKEEEQQDDITVATTTGGNNSNGLRGWKVDGDHQRGSLQFDYTKQMLESIS; encoded by the exons ATGATCAACCTCTTGGGATTGTGCAACTTGTTGGAATCCATGGCACCCATACGGATGCACAAACCACGCGCAAATTTACAAAATGATGATCCAATTCCCGTCCAG GGACTGTACGAATATGGTATATTCAGCACATTTTTTGGTGGGAATGAGGTTCGAGGCCAATTCAGCTATAAAAGCAGAGGGTCCTCAATATCTTTTACTGTGCCATTACTTGATAATCACAGAACTCGAGGCTTGATTGTCTTTGTTGTCTATGTGAATGCTGGCTATGATTCTCCTCCTAATATCCACCACAATTATTTGTCACATATAATAGTAAAAAATAAGAGCAACGGTCTGAGGGGGGCGTATTGCCCATCACACCACGGTATTCCAGGTGAAGGAGAAGACATGATATGGTTAAGCCACTGGAATTTGGATGATCAGTTACAAGGGGGCGATGAAGTGGTTGTTTCTGTAATTATGAAATCTGGGCTTCTGGTAAAGGAGTTGGGCATCCAACTTGTGCAGGTGCAACAAGAAGAGAATCATAATATGATGAGTATTTCCACAGATTCTTCTTATGATGATCGAATATGGTATAATAAGCGCCTTGGGGACTctgatgaagaagataagaGAG AGGAGGTTTTCTCTCGTTTTGTACGTTTACcagacaaagaagaagagcaaCAGGATGATATCACAGTTGCAACCACTACAGGCGGCAATAACTCCAACGGCCTCCGTGGCTGGAAG GTGGATGGTGATCATCAGAGAGGAAGTTTGCAGTTTGATTACACGAAGCAGATGCTTGAAAGTATTTCATAA